A genome region from Rubrobacter calidifluminis includes the following:
- the mutL gene encoding DNA mismatch repair endonuclease MutL translates to MRVLPEAVLREGTAPYGGRVRILPPEVARRIAAGEVIERPASAVKELVENALDAGACRISIEVERGGTSLIRVQDDGEGMSPEDAERALLSHATSKIERPEDLSCITSLGFRGEALHSMASVSSLSLTTSRCGGRGWRVEAFCGEVHRSAPAAHPPGTTVEVRDLFLNLPVRRGFLGSPRAEASAVVSVVSSLALGWPGVGFCLRSDGRGALALPPAADLRERVAQLYGLGLAGSLVPLDDEVVGGLVSPLHVSFPTRRYLHVAVNGRVVEPDSFAPAVFRAYADLLPKGRHPAAFLRLELGPGEVDVNVHPAKSAVRLRGGRSVYPLVVGAIRGALSLERRERGAGRGEDGPADLQLLGQFAGRMIVAQRGEELLVLDQHGAHERILYERLQRDLRRDPTPLREPVPVHLPEGLAAEVWGFEGELEALGFRFETFGTDVVKLTSVPEGTADAAEAFLAAIETLAGGEDLAKALACRGSTKFGERLQPDQMARLLKEWASCEFGDVCPHGRPIVKRIGLAELLREFGR, encoded by the coding sequence GTGAGGGTCTTGCCGGAGGCGGTCCTCCGCGAGGGGACGGCTCCCTACGGCGGGAGGGTGCGCATCCTGCCTCCCGAGGTGGCGCGCCGGATCGCGGCAGGGGAGGTCATAGAGCGGCCGGCCTCCGCCGTGAAGGAGCTCGTCGAGAACGCGCTCGACGCCGGGGCCTGCAGGATCTCGATAGAGGTAGAACGCGGCGGGACCTCCCTCATCCGGGTCCAGGACGACGGGGAGGGGATGTCCCCGGAGGACGCGGAGAGGGCGCTGCTTTCGCACGCGACGAGCAAGATCGAACGCCCGGAGGATCTCTCTTGCATCACCTCCCTCGGTTTCAGGGGCGAGGCGCTGCATTCGATGGCCTCGGTCTCCTCGCTCTCGCTCACCACCTCGAGGTGCGGCGGGCGGGGCTGGCGGGTGGAGGCGTTCTGCGGGGAGGTGCATCGTTCCGCCCCCGCCGCGCACCCACCGGGCACGACGGTCGAGGTGCGCGACCTCTTCCTGAACCTGCCGGTGCGCCGGGGTTTTCTGGGCAGCCCGCGGGCCGAGGCGAGCGCGGTCGTCTCGGTGGTCTCTTCGCTCGCGCTCGGATGGCCCGGGGTGGGGTTCTGCCTGCGCTCGGACGGCCGCGGGGCGCTCGCGCTGCCGCCCGCCGCGGACCTGCGGGAACGGGTCGCCCAGCTCTACGGTCTCGGGCTGGCGGGGAGCCTCGTCCCGCTCGACGACGAGGTGGTCGGGGGCCTGGTGAGCCCGCTGCACGTGAGCTTCCCGACCCGGCGCTACCTGCACGTCGCCGTCAACGGACGGGTCGTCGAGCCGGACTCCTTCGCTCCTGCGGTCTTCCGGGCCTACGCCGACCTGCTGCCGAAGGGCCGCCACCCGGCGGCCTTCCTGCGGCTCGAGCTCGGCCCCGGCGAGGTGGACGTGAACGTCCATCCGGCCAAGAGCGCGGTGAGGCTGCGCGGCGGGCGCTCTGTGTACCCGCTGGTGGTCGGCGCGATCCGCGGCGCCCTCTCCCTCGAGCGCCGCGAGCGGGGTGCCGGACGGGGGGAGGACGGGCCGGCGGATCTCCAGCTCCTGGGTCAGTTCGCCGGGCGCATGATCGTCGCCCAGAGGGGGGAGGAGCTCCTCGTCCTCGACCAGCACGGGGCGCACGAGCGCATCCTCTACGAGCGTCTGCAGAGGGACCTCAGGCGCGATCCCACGCCGCTGCGAGAGCCCGTCCCGGTGCACCTTCCGGAGGGTCTTGCGGCTGAGGTCTGGGGCTTCGAGGGGGAGCTGGAGGCGCTCGGCTTCCGGTTCGAGACGTTCGGGACGGACGTGGTGAAGCTCACGAGCGTCCCCGAAGGGACCGCTGATGCGGCCGAGGCTTTCCTCGCCGCGATAGAGACGCTCGCGGGGGGCGAGGATCTGGCGAAAGCCCTCGCCTGCCGCGGATCGACGAAGTTCGGAGAGAGACTGCAGCCGGACCAGATGGCCCGGCTGCTGAAAGAGTGGGCGTCGTGTGAGTTCGGGGATGTCTGCCCGCACGGACGCCCGATAGTGAAGCGCATCGGCCTCGCGGAGCTTCTGCGCGAGTTCGGGCGCTAG